A stretch of Leptospira andrefontaineae DNA encodes these proteins:
- a CDS encoding efflux RND transporter permease subunit, protein MKLNPITSWMILSGILVLGLASSLSLSYGLFPTFKYPGFTISVEYPGADAETVESIITVPIEEQISGIGGIVEMRSYSEKGLSQIRIEFESNSEMLMKGLELREKIEIASAKFPKDSRKPLILNYDPDEMPVLVLSLNSSQISLKELRTFADNELKKEIEGVEGISKVSISGGKITEILISCDMQKLSGYGINFSDLQRSVQGYNINSTIGEVEASGILRKVRLTGKFESLDEIRRLPILGLNSNRIVLIKDVADVTHSYRDEDSSSRINGKENIGLYIYVKHGANVLRLSSEIQKLIEKRRSEEYHIRLIYDRAEAVGTTYQNIIFFSFIGLSTLLCLHYLKNKKEISGSLISVVIQSLLLFFIFSFLSFIRKKEFDLLPIISILVGVFYCLNLKKMTGKKKEIPRIDLIFSSILLPGIFLTSYLHDPSLMKNLFEIGILSTISFLFIFYTGDFLTNSINHLKVKYGFALYSNPVGTINYPIVVSPNEVLNKKEFIKFLLCLVLLLFSLHKIWSSKKELFFNLENDRIFGYIDLPSGTGFSFTNETSQKVEDKILTLKGVKEVITQISPSHAFLIINYKTNSLFEGNRIENLKKVVGDQNPAFCYFTQESEMGRVQEISMDVIGDSSEKLNAIVPEIARSAGTVKGVKEVVMNFKSPRDELRLEINNRDNLINSAEIGGFLKTIVQGAIVSRYTEESRETDIRIRSAKEYRQTESQLNKYLIRSQFGKLASLEGSYEPKEGKAPVKLYRKNKRPVLSFSVKTDFTSPSSALLEIKKAAASYLPEGYRIELNDKIGRISKSGSRFLLSVFLNLAILFFAFASYSESLTLALKHVFSISIIYISTFAISAFAEGKIDLGNYIGSNICLVFLFSHIIFLTDKENISLYTEKIDELLKWIFLFSLPLLIFARQGGEFLRNIELQLLLGLTLAKFLLVPSFNFSNRLVEWLVKEFNRRNVIKFQFRTK, encoded by the coding sequence ATGAAGCTAAATCCAATAACCTCATGGATGATCTTATCTGGAATCCTTGTTTTAGGGTTAGCTTCTTCCTTATCTTTGAGTTACGGGCTATTCCCAACTTTCAAATACCCAGGATTTACGATTAGCGTAGAATATCCAGGAGCAGATGCTGAAACGGTAGAAAGTATAATCACTGTTCCAATAGAAGAACAGATCTCCGGGATCGGCGGGATTGTCGAGATGAGATCATATTCCGAAAAGGGATTATCCCAAATAAGGATAGAGTTTGAAAGCAATTCGGAAATGCTGATGAAAGGTTTAGAGTTAAGGGAAAAGATAGAGATTGCGAGCGCAAAATTTCCGAAAGACTCAAGAAAACCTCTCATCCTTAACTACGATCCGGATGAAATGCCGGTATTGGTCCTATCTTTGAATTCTTCCCAAATCAGTTTAAAAGAATTAAGGACATTCGCCGATAACGAATTAAAAAAGGAAATCGAAGGAGTAGAAGGGATCAGCAAGGTTTCCATTTCCGGAGGAAAGATCACTGAAATACTTATTTCTTGCGATATGCAGAAACTAAGCGGTTATGGAATTAACTTTTCGGATCTTCAAAGAAGTGTTCAAGGTTATAATATCAATTCAACGATAGGAGAAGTAGAAGCAAGTGGCATTTTGCGAAAAGTCCGTTTAACGGGCAAATTCGAAAGTTTGGATGAAATCCGTCGTTTGCCTATCTTAGGACTCAATTCTAACCGAATAGTATTAATAAAAGATGTCGCTGATGTAACACACTCTTACAGGGACGAGGATAGTTCTTCTAGGATCAATGGAAAAGAAAATATAGGGCTTTATATCTACGTAAAACACGGAGCAAATGTTTTAAGACTATCTTCCGAAATCCAAAAATTAATCGAAAAAAGAAGAAGTGAGGAATATCATATTAGATTAATATATGATCGTGCTGAGGCGGTAGGAACAACCTACCAAAACATCATATTCTTCAGCTTCATCGGTCTTTCGACCCTACTCTGCCTGCATTATTTAAAAAATAAAAAGGAAATTTCCGGAAGTTTAATTTCTGTCGTAATACAAAGTTTATTACTCTTTTTTATTTTTTCTTTCTTAAGTTTCATCCGAAAAAAGGAGTTCGATCTACTGCCTATTATATCGATATTAGTTGGTGTTTTCTATTGCCTGAATCTCAAGAAGATGACAGGCAAAAAGAAGGAAATACCCCGTATAGATTTGATCTTTTCATCAATATTATTGCCTGGAATTTTTCTAACATCCTACTTACATGATCCCTCCTTGATGAAAAATCTTTTTGAAATAGGAATCTTATCCACGATCAGTTTCCTTTTTATCTTTTATACCGGCGATTTTCTCACAAACTCGATCAATCATTTAAAGGTAAAATATGGATTTGCATTGTATTCAAATCCGGTCGGAACAATAAATTATCCAATCGTTGTGTCCCCTAATGAAGTATTGAATAAAAAAGAATTCATTAAATTTTTATTATGCCTTGTTCTTTTACTTTTTTCCCTCCATAAGATTTGGTCTTCAAAAAAGGAACTTTTTTTTAATTTAGAAAATGATCGAATTTTCGGTTATATAGACCTTCCTTCCGGTACAGGGTTCTCCTTTACGAATGAAACGTCTCAAAAGGTCGAAGATAAGATACTAACTCTAAAGGGAGTTAAAGAAGTAATTACCCAAATAAGTCCTTCTCACGCCTTCTTAATAATTAACTACAAGACTAACAGCTTGTTCGAAGGAAATAGGATCGAAAACCTTAAAAAAGTAGTTGGAGATCAAAATCCTGCCTTTTGTTATTTCACTCAAGAATCCGAAATGGGAAGGGTCCAAGAGATATCAATGGACGTAATCGGAGATTCTAGTGAAAAATTAAACGCAATCGTTCCGGAGATCGCGCGGTCTGCGGGAACGGTAAAGGGTGTAAAAGAAGTTGTAATGAATTTCAAATCCCCCAGAGATGAACTTAGATTAGAGATTAATAATAGGGATAATCTGATCAACAGCGCTGAAATAGGAGGCTTCTTAAAAACAATCGTTCAAGGAGCAATTGTTAGCCGCTACACGGAAGAAAGCAGAGAAACAGATATAAGGATCAGATCTGCGAAAGAATATAGGCAAACTGAAAGTCAGCTAAATAAGTATTTGATCAGAAGCCAATTCGGCAAATTAGCTTCCTTAGAAGGTTCCTATGAACCCAAAGAAGGAAAGGCCCCGGTAAAACTTTATAGAAAAAATAAACGACCAGTCCTCTCCTTTTCTGTAAAAACCGATTTTACTTCCCCTTCTTCCGCATTATTAGAAATCAAAAAGGCAGCCGCCTCATATTTACCGGAAGGTTATCGCATAGAACTAAACGATAAAATCGGAAGAATCTCCAAATCCGGTTCTAGATTTTTACTTTCCGTATTCTTGAACTTAGCGATCCTGTTCTTCGCGTTCGCGTCGTATTCAGAATCCTTAACACTCGCTCTCAAACATGTATTTTCCATTTCTATCATATATATTAGTACTTTCGCAATATCCGCATTTGCTGAGGGAAAAATCGATCTAGGTAACTATATCGGATCTAATATCTGCCTGGTATTCCTGTTTTCTCATATTATATTTTTAACCGATAAAGAGAACATATCTCTATATACGGAAAAAATCGATGAGCTATTAAAATGGATCTTTTTATTCTCGCTTCCTCTACTTATTTTCGCAAGACAGGGAGGTGAATTTCTACGAAATATAGAACTTCAGCTTCTTTTAGGACTGACCTTGGCAAAATTTCTCTTAGTTCCATCTTTCAACTTTTCAAACCGTCTAGTTGAATGGCTTGTGAAGGAATTTAACAGACGGAATGTAATAAAATTTCAATTTAGAACCAAATAA
- a CDS encoding tetratricopeptide repeat protein — translation MDKKYKQGLDLFLLNKRQEALKVFREIYSEDPNYKEIRLLIGKLLYYDRKFKESETIFKEAFEEDETNWNALNWIIKSQFASRPLSKEIVDNLHLYLSKESENPEVLFISGRLLEESQKTDQAIATYERIVSHRFKLALAHERLAEIYEKAKLGKKAEFHKNQYKLLSGRDMDGTSEKSEKISRKH, via the coding sequence ATGGACAAAAAATACAAACAGGGCTTGGATCTGTTCTTATTGAACAAAAGACAGGAAGCGTTAAAAGTTTTTCGGGAAATATATTCGGAAGATCCAAACTATAAAGAAATCAGGCTTCTCATCGGAAAATTACTTTATTACGATAGAAAGTTTAAGGAATCCGAAACAATTTTCAAGGAAGCATTCGAAGAGGATGAAACCAATTGGAACGCCTTAAATTGGATTATAAAATCCCAATTCGCTTCCCGGCCCTTAAGCAAGGAAATCGTAGATAACCTTCATCTATATCTTTCCAAAGAATCAGAAAACCCCGAGGTACTTTTTATAAGCGGACGATTATTGGAAGAGTCCCAAAAAACGGACCAAGCAATCGCTACTTACGAAAGAATAGTTTCGCACCGATTTAAACTTGCGCTTGCACACGAAAGACTGGCCGAGATTTATGAGAAGGCTAAACTGGGCAAGAAAGCGGAATTTCATAAAAACCAATATAAACTTCTTTCCGGAAGAGATATGGATGGAACCTCCGAAAAATCGGAAAAAATCTCTCGTAAACATTAA
- a CDS encoding efflux RND transporter permease subunit, with protein sequence MIGFIRFCTERPVSVLMGWTAVILFGIIALGKIKITLLPEISFPRVTVITDYPNASPQEVENMITKPLTDSIGTVGGIEKITSESLEGLSIITVQFSFNVSVDYAIIELREKIDLIRDALPQEAGKPIATRFDPSASSFQEIAIFPKSEEDSKSIRTFVRDNVKVYLERIEGMAYVQISGGFEKEVKVEIDSEKMNAYGISIPDIKRYVTSSNINSPAGSLQVGNKDLLLRTIGEYSSLQDIRDTIVGSNQQGVPIDLASFSEIKTLYKERTGISRYNGKDCVILYLYKESGKNAVELSERVSQELVSVNERFKDKLKAKVVYDEAVFIKDSVSGLVSSLIVGALLAFLILVFIIRNLKTPFILLSIIPTSLLATFLCFYVTGISLNMMSLGGLALGIGMLFDTSNVIFSSIERNLEKGKGVSDAAVQGANEVIGSVVSATLTTVIVFLPIIFIKSFIGILFSEMAVAIVISILVSFIASISIIPTLYVTLQNFSIESPWLEKNVFLKSESIYEQILGNYEKRISEYLDNPKKLIFYLGLGLLLSLQFICVLPKEFMPNVDNGEFTIHIETPQGTSLQKTTDITESMERTLSENSSIEHLISKIGYEKDDFIAKKKGGAGSNKATIRVILKDNSRASTKGLIEKYRNKFNSLSGVKIIYENGGDIVANILSPEAGRLNLEIHGEDLLTLRNIGSSIIQKIQSAKAAVDIRSSMEETRKEYAIEFDPVKATSLNLTNEYLAGYVRTANFGSNITRVKLDGEELDVRISFRKKDIDSVEKFFYMNVKTPTGELVRLSQIGEIKEIDSQSSVLRSGNSRINAIYGELKEDSDISTIESIVSSIKLPPGYSIRFGGEKENIEKSYKDLLFAFLMAALLIYMLLASQFQSLKVSLVMICTIPLMFIGIFPGLFLFGKSFNISAFLGLVLLLGVVVDNASLYYEYLILMKKEGLSNKKAALESGKIVLRPILMNNLTSMLGLLPVVFELQRGAEFQSPMAIVVIIGLLSSFVFSLFLLPVFFYRLHSINIIPIVLHPEKAKKK encoded by the coding sequence ATGATCGGCTTCATTCGATTCTGCACTGAAAGACCGGTAAGCGTCCTAATGGGTTGGACCGCTGTAATTCTTTTCGGAATTATTGCTTTAGGAAAAATTAAAATAACACTTCTCCCCGAGATCTCATTTCCGAGAGTCACAGTCATTACGGATTATCCGAACGCTTCTCCTCAAGAAGTGGAAAATATGATTACAAAACCTTTGACGGATTCCATCGGAACGGTTGGAGGGATCGAGAAGATAACCTCCGAATCATTGGAGGGGTTGTCCATCATCACCGTACAATTTTCATTTAACGTTTCGGTAGATTATGCAATTATCGAACTGAGAGAAAAAATAGATCTTATCAGGGATGCCCTTCCCCAAGAAGCGGGAAAACCGATCGCGACTAGATTTGATCCGTCCGCTTCTTCCTTTCAGGAAATTGCCATTTTTCCTAAAAGTGAAGAGGATTCCAAATCGATACGAACTTTTGTCAGGGATAATGTAAAGGTTTATCTGGAAAGGATCGAGGGAATGGCTTATGTGCAAATTTCCGGAGGGTTTGAGAAAGAAGTAAAAGTAGAAATTGATTCTGAAAAAATGAACGCTTATGGGATATCGATCCCAGATATAAAAAGATATGTAACCTCTTCCAATATCAATTCACCCGCTGGGAGTCTTCAGGTCGGGAACAAAGATCTATTACTACGTACTATTGGAGAATATTCTTCCTTACAAGATATTCGAGATACAATCGTAGGCAGTAATCAGCAAGGTGTCCCAATAGATCTCGCATCTTTCTCGGAAATTAAGACCCTGTATAAGGAACGCACTGGGATTTCTAGATATAACGGAAAAGATTGTGTAATTTTATATTTATATAAAGAATCCGGAAAAAATGCTGTAGAACTTTCGGAAAGGGTTTCTCAGGAATTAGTTTCCGTTAACGAACGTTTTAAGGATAAGTTAAAAGCAAAAGTTGTTTATGATGAAGCAGTATTCATTAAGGATTCTGTTTCAGGCTTGGTGTCTTCACTAATTGTTGGAGCACTTTTGGCATTCTTAATTCTTGTTTTTATCATTCGTAACCTAAAAACCCCCTTCATTCTTCTTAGCATAATTCCCACTTCCCTGTTAGCGACCTTTCTATGTTTTTACGTAACTGGTATCTCCTTAAATATGATGTCCTTAGGAGGGTTAGCTCTTGGGATAGGAATGTTATTCGATACAAGCAACGTGATCTTTTCTTCGATTGAAAGGAATCTAGAAAAAGGAAAAGGAGTTTCCGATGCTGCAGTTCAAGGCGCGAATGAGGTAATTGGCTCAGTAGTTTCAGCTACCTTGACTACAGTGATCGTATTTTTGCCGATCATATTTATAAAAAGTTTTATTGGGATCCTATTTTCGGAAATGGCAGTAGCCATTGTGATTTCTATTTTGGTAAGCTTTATAGCTTCGATTTCCATAATTCCTACACTTTACGTTACCTTACAAAATTTCTCCATCGAGTCTCCATGGTTAGAAAAGAACGTATTCCTCAAATCCGAATCTATATATGAACAAATACTTGGAAATTATGAAAAAAGGATCTCTGAATATCTAGATAATCCTAAAAAGTTAATATTCTATTTAGGATTGGGCCTCCTATTATCGCTTCAATTCATATGCGTATTGCCCAAAGAATTTATGCCGAATGTGGACAACGGGGAATTCACGATCCATATAGAAACACCTCAAGGAACATCTCTCCAAAAAACTACGGATATTACGGAATCCATGGAAAGGACCTTATCCGAGAACTCATCTATAGAACATTTGATTTCGAAGATTGGATACGAAAAAGATGATTTCATCGCTAAGAAAAAAGGCGGAGCCGGGTCCAATAAAGCAACAATAAGAGTGATCCTAAAGGATAATAGCCGCGCCTCCACCAAAGGACTGATAGAAAAATACCGAAATAAATTTAATTCTTTATCTGGAGTAAAAATTATTTATGAAAATGGGGGAGATATCGTAGCTAATATACTTTCTCCCGAAGCAGGTAGACTTAATCTAGAAATTCATGGGGAAGATCTCTTAACCTTAAGAAATATCGGAAGTTCGATCATACAAAAAATCCAATCCGCCAAAGCGGCAGTCGACATTCGCTCCAGCATGGAGGAAACCAGGAAAGAATACGCGATCGAATTCGACCCAGTAAAAGCGACTTCCTTAAACCTAACGAACGAATATCTAGCAGGTTACGTAAGGACCGCAAATTTCGGATCGAATATAACAAGAGTTAAATTAGATGGAGAAGAGTTGGATGTTCGGATTAGTTTCAGAAAAAAAGATATAGATTCTGTTGAAAAATTCTTCTATATGAATGTAAAAACACCGACAGGAGAATTGGTTCGCCTTTCCCAAATCGGAGAGATCAAGGAAATAGATTCACAAAGTTCTGTTTTAAGATCGGGAAACTCAAGGATCAATGCAATTTATGGTGAATTAAAAGAAGATTCCGACATCTCCACGATAGAAAGTATCGTATCGTCGATCAAATTACCGCCAGGTTATTCCATACGTTTCGGTGGGGAAAAGGAAAATATCGAAAAGTCCTATAAGGATCTATTATTTGCATTCCTCATGGCTGCGTTGTTGATCTACATGCTTCTTGCCAGTCAGTTCCAATCTCTAAAAGTTTCTTTAGTAATGATCTGTACGATCCCTCTAATGTTTATAGGGATCTTTCCCGGTTTATTCCTTTTCGGAAAAAGTTTCAATATAAGCGCTTTCTTAGGATTAGTGTTGTTATTAGGCGTTGTAGTCGATAATGCATCCTTATATTATGAATACTTAATTCTTATGAAAAAGGAAGGTTTAAGTAACAAAAAGGCCGCTTTGGAAAGCGGAAAGATTGTCCTTCGCCCGATTCTCATGAATAATTTGACCAGTATGTTGGGTTTACTTCCCGTCGTATTCGAACTCCAACGAGGCGCTGAATTTCAATCCCCAATGGCAATCGTAGTTATCATAGGACTACTTTCCTCTTTCGTATTTAGTCTATTCTTACTTCCTGTCTTCTTCTATCGTCTCCATTCCATAAACATCATTCCGATCGTTCTTCACCCAGAAAAAGCCAAAAAGAAATGA
- a CDS encoding efflux RND transporter periplasmic adaptor subunit, with product MAFIRKVLSSKIGKILLISFGVYIVVSFLISRISKRSGSRSLKKVSSILSKPFSFGSSESDIDGSEIQTDALSVSVITVSQKPFTPSVNASGVVDYMEKVDVFSKIAGRIEKMYVKEGEEVSLGQKLFKMETMPLELELMKQEATMESSKAQVKLAKEKYEKAKGAVIARIHEYEKAKTILEKNRQDLEKSKVTFQGIEEIYKAGGFSREEFENAKLNLNGKESAYQIAERDLEIKRIGLTDEDIIRNGLAVPDTKEERTKTLQEINTLMEKAELEVAEGVYKAHAAQAKSTNLLLKESIAYSPINGVVAKQFKTEGELLASSGSGQHVLSVINVRYVYATFNVPESESVQLKRGMKVDFSADVYKKVLFSGKVQLISPLIDQKSHTVEIKAIVDNGDKRLKPGMFIRANVSTGTAEPSIVLPNTSVLFNEDGITGSVFVVRDGKAYKAELKLGQQKDGNVVVQEGLQTGDLVVTDRLSQLRSGISVNPISSDR from the coding sequence ATGGCATTCATAAGAAAAGTATTAAGTTCAAAAATCGGGAAAATCCTCCTAATCTCTTTTGGTGTATACATTGTTGTGTCATTCCTTATTAGCAGGATCTCTAAAAGATCCGGTAGTAGATCCTTAAAAAAGGTTTCCTCGATATTAAGTAAGCCTTTTTCCTTTGGATCTTCCGAATCGGATATCGATGGCTCTGAAATACAAACCGATGCATTATCCGTATCTGTAATAACCGTATCACAAAAACCTTTTACTCCTTCCGTAAACGCATCAGGAGTCGTGGATTACATGGAAAAGGTGGACGTATTCTCGAAAATAGCCGGCAGAATAGAGAAAATGTATGTAAAGGAAGGGGAAGAAGTTTCTCTCGGCCAAAAATTATTTAAAATGGAAACAATGCCTTTAGAGCTAGAGCTTATGAAGCAGGAAGCTACTATGGAGTCCTCCAAAGCCCAAGTAAAATTGGCAAAAGAAAAATACGAGAAGGCTAAAGGTGCCGTAATAGCAAGAATACACGAATACGAAAAAGCTAAAACGATCCTTGAAAAAAACAGACAAGACTTGGAAAAATCCAAGGTCACCTTCCAAGGTATTGAAGAAATTTATAAAGCCGGAGGATTTAGTCGGGAAGAATTTGAAAACGCCAAACTAAATTTAAACGGCAAAGAAAGTGCATATCAAATCGCAGAAAGAGATTTAGAGATAAAAAGAATAGGACTTACGGACGAAGACATTATTAGAAATGGTCTCGCCGTTCCGGACACCAAAGAAGAACGAACCAAGACTCTGCAAGAAATCAATACTCTAATGGAGAAAGCCGAATTAGAAGTCGCAGAGGGAGTATATAAGGCCCATGCGGCTCAGGCTAAATCCACAAATTTACTTCTTAAAGAATCGATAGCTTATTCGCCTATCAACGGAGTAGTAGCAAAACAATTTAAAACAGAAGGGGAACTTCTTGCAAGCAGCGGATCCGGACAGCATGTTCTTTCCGTTATCAACGTTAGATATGTTTATGCTACCTTCAATGTTCCGGAAAGTGAATCTGTACAATTAAAAAGAGGGATGAAGGTCGACTTCTCCGCAGACGTATATAAGAAAGTCTTATTTTCCGGAAAAGTCCAATTGATCAGTCCTCTAATCGATCAAAAGAGCCATACTGTAGAGATAAAAGCAATCGTAGATAATGGTGATAAAAGATTAAAACCCGGAATGTTCATTCGGGCTAACGTTTCCACCGGAACTGCAGAACCGAGTATAGTTTTACCGAATACTTCCGTTTTATTCAATGAAGACGGTATCACGGGAAGTGTGTTTGTCGTTCGAGATGGAAAAGCGTATAAAGCGGAATTAAAATTAGGGCAACAAAAGGATGGGAATGTAGTCGTTCAAGAAGGATTACAAACCGGTGATTTGGTCGTAACAGATAGACTGTCCCAACTTAGAAGCGGTATTTCCGTAAATCCTATATCCAGCGATAGATGA
- a CDS encoding lipoprotein, translated as MKNRILNHKFIIFHIATICSIVYLFPGCSILSSIGFDKFTNIRSADKPEKAKSQIMIGYIENRDLRFDPYRIKNFVSMLRFEIIRSGNAVIQSDDSVPSQEGSANKQGSSNPASSNPVAETDTNVQNAMQEMTKSLQPSAPAAKQEKSNKLLSESEIKGLSSFGFDYYLQGSFSLADNGNILDKKTATLVFIDVFDRTGKMVRTISYTSENKNFSDADHLKDICSNIADKLNKR; from the coding sequence ATGAAAAACCGGATACTTAATCATAAATTCATAATCTTTCATATAGCAACTATTTGTTCGATTGTTTATCTTTTCCCAGGATGTTCCATACTATCATCGATCGGCTTCGATAAGTTTACGAATATTAGATCGGCTGATAAACCGGAAAAGGCCAAGTCCCAGATCATGATCGGATATATTGAGAATCGCGATCTAAGATTCGATCCTTATCGGATCAAAAATTTCGTAAGTATGCTCAGATTCGAGATCATTCGATCTGGAAACGCTGTCATACAATCGGACGACTCTGTTCCGTCCCAGGAAGGCTCAGCGAACAAACAAGGCAGTAGTAACCCTGCTTCTTCGAATCCAGTAGCAGAAACGGATACAAATGTGCAAAACGCGATGCAGGAAATGACCAAAAGTCTTCAACCTTCAGCCCCCGCTGCTAAACAGGAAAAAAGTAATAAACTATTGAGCGAGTCCGAGATCAAGGGCTTGAGCTCTTTCGGATTCGATTACTATCTGCAAGGATCTTTTTCCTTGGCGGATAACGGGAATATTTTGGACAAGAAAACAGCAACATTAGTATTTATTGATGTTTTCGACAGAACCGGCAAAATGGTACGAACTATCTCCTATACATCCGAAAATAAAAATTTTTCGGATGCTGATCATTTAAAGGACATCTGTTCCAACATAGCCGATAAGTTGAACAAAAGATAA